From a single Streptomyces sp. NBC_00377 genomic region:
- a CDS encoding GuaB1 family IMP dehydrogenase-related protein: MRFLNDIQPAHDLTYDDVFMVPSRSAVGSRQAVDLGAPDGTGTTIPLVVANMTAVAGRRMAETMARRGGLVVIPQDIPIDVVTDVISWVKSRHLVLDTPIVLAPHQTVADALALLPKRAHNAGVVVDDEFRPVGVVTDADLSGVDRFTQLEVVMSRDLLLLDAGIDPREAFNILDGANRRYAPAVDGDGKLAGILTRKGALRATLYTPAVDAGGRLRVAAAVGINGDVAGKAKQLLDAGVDTLVIDTAHGHQESMISAIRTVRALDPQVPIVAGNIVSAEGVKDLIEAGADIIKVGVGPGAMCTTRMMTGVGRPQFSAVLECAAEAKKYGKHVWADGGVRHPRDVAMALAAGASNVMIGSWFAGTYESPGDLQQDAGGRLYKESFGMASARAVANRTSDESAYDRARKALFEEGISTSRMFLDPARPGVEDLIDSVIAGVRSSCTYAGAGSLEEFAEKAVVGIQSAAGYAEGKPLHASW, from the coding sequence GTGCGTTTCCTCAACGACATCCAGCCCGCCCACGACCTCACCTACGACGACGTCTTCATGGTGCCGAGCCGCAGCGCGGTCGGCTCGCGTCAGGCCGTGGACCTCGGCGCCCCGGACGGCACGGGAACCACGATCCCGCTGGTCGTCGCCAACATGACCGCCGTCGCCGGCCGCCGGATGGCCGAGACCATGGCCCGGCGCGGTGGGCTGGTGGTGATTCCGCAGGACATTCCGATCGACGTCGTCACCGACGTCATCAGCTGGGTCAAGAGCCGCCATCTGGTGCTGGACACCCCGATCGTGCTCGCCCCCCACCAGACCGTCGCCGACGCCCTGGCCCTGCTGCCCAAGCGTGCGCACAACGCCGGTGTCGTCGTCGACGACGAGTTCCGCCCCGTCGGTGTCGTGACCGACGCGGACCTCAGCGGCGTCGACCGCTTCACGCAGCTCGAGGTCGTCATGTCCCGCGACCTGCTGCTCCTGGACGCCGGCATCGACCCGCGCGAGGCGTTCAACATCCTCGACGGGGCCAACCGGCGCTACGCACCCGCCGTCGACGGGGACGGCAAGCTCGCCGGCATCCTGACCCGCAAGGGCGCCCTGCGCGCCACCCTGTACACGCCGGCCGTCGACGCCGGGGGCAGGCTGCGCGTGGCCGCGGCCGTCGGCATCAACGGCGATGTCGCGGGCAAGGCCAAGCAACTGCTCGACGCGGGCGTGGACACGCTCGTCATCGACACCGCGCACGGCCACCAGGAGTCGATGATCAGCGCGATCCGGACCGTGCGCGCGCTCGACCCGCAGGTGCCGATCGTCGCCGGGAACATCGTGTCGGCCGAGGGCGTCAAGGACCTGATCGAAGCGGGCGCCGACATCATCAAGGTCGGTGTCGGACCGGGCGCCATGTGCACCACCCGGATGATGACCGGCGTCGGCCGGCCGCAGTTCTCGGCCGTCCTGGAGTGCGCGGCCGAGGCGAAGAAGTACGGCAAGCACGTGTGGGCCGACGGCGGTGTCCGCCACCCCCGCGACGTCGCCATGGCGCTGGCCGCCGGTGCGTCCAACGTGATGATCGGGTCGTGGTTCGCGGGCACCTACGAGTCTCCGGGCGACCTCCAGCAGGACGCGGGCGGCCGCCTGTACAAGGAGTCGTTCGGCATGGCGTCCGCGCGCGCCGTCGCCAACCGCACCTCCGACGAGTCGGCGTACGACCGTGCCCGCAAGGCGCTGTTCGAGGAGGGCATCTCCACCTCCCGCATGTTCCTCGACCCGGCCCGCCCGGGCGTCGAGGACCTGATCGACTCGGTCATCGCGGGCGTCCGCTCCTCCTGCACGTACGCGGGCGCGGGCTCCCTCGAGGAGTTCGCCGAGAAGGCCGTCGTGGGCATCCAGAGCGCGGCCGGCTATGCGGAGGGCAAGCCGCTGCACGCGAGCTGGTAG
- a CDS encoding ABC transporter ATP-binding protein: protein MPSTEATAAATTTRTKAATVEFRGLCREFGPTVALDGLDLTVRPGELLALLGPSGCGKTTALRMLAGFEHPDSGAVLVDGEDVTRVPAHRRDAGMVFQSYSLFPHLDALDNVAFGLRMRKVRTVQRRARAAELLELVGLADKGARFPHQLSGGQQQRVALARALALRPRVLLLDEPLSALDAKVRLTLREEIRRLQQELGITTLFVTHDQEEALSMADRVAVMHAGRLEQCAAPAELYGRPVTAFVAEFVGTTSRIPGRLDGGTVEVLGRRLPVDGRVPATTEVDALVRPEAVRVRADDGGDARVVATSFLGSAVRVTVRLADGTEVKADLPAHEAAPLAAGAAVTVSLPDRPVLVAERAS from the coding sequence GTGCCAAGCACCGAAGCCACAGCGGCAGCCACGACGACGCGGACGAAGGCGGCGACCGTCGAATTCCGCGGACTGTGCCGGGAGTTCGGGCCGACCGTTGCCCTCGACGGCCTCGACCTCACCGTCCGGCCCGGTGAACTCCTCGCCCTGCTGGGCCCCTCCGGATGCGGCAAGACCACCGCGCTGCGGATGCTCGCCGGGTTCGAACACCCCGACTCCGGTGCGGTGCTGGTCGACGGCGAGGACGTCACCCGGGTCCCGGCCCACCGCCGGGACGCGGGGATGGTGTTCCAGTCGTACAGTCTCTTCCCGCACCTCGACGCGCTCGACAACGTGGCCTTCGGACTGCGCATGCGCAAGGTGCGCACCGTTCAACGGCGGGCGCGAGCGGCGGAGTTGCTGGAGCTGGTGGGTCTCGCCGACAAGGGCGCGCGGTTTCCGCACCAGCTCTCCGGCGGTCAGCAGCAGCGCGTCGCGCTGGCCCGCGCCCTGGCCCTGCGCCCGCGGGTCCTGCTCCTGGACGAGCCGCTCTCCGCGCTCGACGCCAAGGTGCGGCTGACCCTGCGCGAGGAGATCCGGCGGCTCCAGCAGGAGCTCGGCATCACCACCCTGTTCGTCACCCATGACCAGGAGGAGGCGCTGTCCATGGCGGACCGGGTCGCCGTGATGCACGCCGGACGGCTCGAACAGTGCGCCGCCCCCGCCGAGTTGTACGGCAGACCCGTTACGGCCTTCGTCGCCGAGTTCGTGGGCACGACGAGCCGGATCCCTGGACGGCTGGACGGCGGCACCGTCGAGGTGCTGGGGCGCCGGCTGCCCGTCGACGGCCGGGTCCCGGCCACGACCGAGGTGGACGCGCTGGTGCGGCCGGAGGCCGTGCGGGTGCGGGCCGACGACGGCGGCGACGCGCGCGTGGTCGCCACCTCCTTCCTGGGCTCGGCCGTCCGCGTCACCGTCCGGCTCGCCGACGGCACCGAGGTGAAGGCCGACCTGCCCGCCCACGAGGCCGCCCCGCTCGCCGCGGGCGCCGCGGTCACCGTGTCGCTGCCGGACCGCCCGGTGCTCGTGGCCGAACGTGCTTCCTGA
- a CDS encoding GntR family transcriptional regulator, with amino-acid sequence MAARHEEIADELRRAIGREEYAVGARLPAETDLAARYGVSRGTVRQAVAALTAEGLIGSRQGARRVVLASRRSQSFAELRSFAQWARAAGREASGEVVAQEYRPATAEDAVHLQLREGTPVLHVLRLRGLDGEPVLLERTVYADWISPAVESIEADCPSVTQRLLDDTGLVFAYGEHVIDAVAAGARDAELLGVRRTSPLLRVRRVTTTREGRPVEWSDDRYRSDAVSFSVHNSIGNNALARREATE; translated from the coding sequence ATGGCCGCGCGACACGAGGAGATCGCCGACGAGCTGCGCCGGGCGATCGGCCGGGAGGAGTACGCGGTCGGTGCGCGACTGCCCGCCGAGACCGACCTCGCGGCCCGTTACGGCGTCTCGCGCGGCACGGTCCGTCAGGCGGTGGCGGCGCTGACCGCCGAGGGACTGATCGGCTCCCGCCAGGGGGCCCGCCGGGTGGTCCTGGCCAGCCGCCGCAGCCAGAGCTTCGCCGAGCTGCGCAGCTTCGCCCAGTGGGCGCGCGCGGCAGGCCGCGAGGCGAGCGGCGAGGTGGTCGCCCAGGAGTACCGCCCGGCCACCGCCGAGGACGCCGTGCACCTCCAACTACGCGAAGGGACACCCGTGTTGCACGTCCTGCGACTGCGCGGCCTGGACGGCGAGCCGGTGCTCCTGGAGCGGACCGTGTACGCGGACTGGATCTCCCCGGCCGTCGAGTCGATCGAGGCGGACTGCCCCTCCGTGACCCAGCGTCTCCTCGACGACACCGGTCTGGTCTTCGCCTACGGCGAGCACGTCATCGACGCGGTGGCGGCGGGCGCCCGGGACGCGGAACTCCTCGGCGTCCGGCGCACGAGTCCCCTGCTGCGCGTCCGCCGGGTCACGACGACCCGCGAAGGCCGCCCGGTCGAGTGGTCGGACGACCGCTACCGCTCGGACGCGGTCAGCTTCAGCGTGCACAACTCGATAGGCAACAACGCACTGGCGCGCCGCGAGGCGACCGAGTAG
- a CDS encoding HAD-IA family hydrolase, producing MTRLPLQAVLFDMDGTLVDTERLWWEAVERVAGRTLTEADRPEVLGRPVEHTAGWLATGTGRPAPVLAEALHREFADRVRAGIVPRPGALALLDALAREGVPTALVTASPRAVADLVLDALGAGRFAVTVTADDTEHTKPAPDPYLAACRALGVHPAACVAVEDTETGVASAEAAGCAVLAVPSLAPIGQAPGRTVVPGLTGITPERLRSLLPHRLRVMTWNLWHGGTKVRDHRAKQLKILTETDVDVVGLQETYGTAAEELAEALGWHHHRAGENLGVLSRHPVTAALGDPDVGFYGAAGVRVRVGGGEVDVWTAHLDCAPYGPYEAAFDGLATDALTAHEEGRLARLRDALHRIGESPDVPVVLVGDFNCPSHLDRADAGWPVTRAAEEAGFADSYREAHPDPVREPGHTWSPVHAEHEDGSGRPEPQDRIDFVLHRGLRVLDSRTHVSGSPRPWPDVEDNDWPSDHAAVITTFALTPSAVGGKPVGAGA from the coding sequence GTGACCCGACTCCCGCTCCAGGCCGTCCTGTTCGACATGGACGGCACGCTCGTCGACACCGAGCGGCTGTGGTGGGAGGCGGTGGAACGGGTCGCAGGACGGACCCTCACCGAGGCGGACCGGCCGGAAGTGCTCGGCCGTCCCGTCGAGCACACCGCCGGCTGGCTCGCCACCGGCACCGGCCGGCCCGCACCGGTCCTCGCCGAGGCGCTGCACCGTGAGTTCGCGGACCGCGTCCGCGCCGGGATCGTGCCGCGCCCCGGCGCCCTCGCGCTGCTGGACGCCCTGGCCCGGGAGGGCGTGCCGACGGCTCTGGTGACGGCCTCGCCCCGGGCGGTCGCCGACCTCGTGCTCGACGCGCTCGGCGCGGGCCGGTTCGCCGTCACCGTCACCGCCGACGACACCGAGCACACCAAGCCCGCCCCCGACCCCTATCTCGCCGCCTGCCGCGCCCTGGGCGTGCACCCGGCGGCCTGTGTGGCCGTCGAGGACACCGAGACCGGGGTGGCCTCGGCCGAGGCGGCCGGCTGCGCGGTGCTGGCGGTGCCGTCGCTCGCGCCGATCGGGCAGGCGCCCGGCCGGACGGTCGTGCCCGGCCTCACGGGCATCACCCCCGAGCGGCTGCGCTCCCTGCTGCCCCACCGGCTCCGCGTCATGACCTGGAACCTCTGGCACGGCGGCACGAAGGTCCGCGACCACCGGGCCAAGCAGCTCAAGATCCTCACCGAGACCGACGTGGACGTGGTCGGCCTCCAGGAGACGTACGGCACCGCCGCCGAGGAGCTCGCCGAAGCCCTCGGCTGGCACCACCACCGGGCCGGGGAGAACCTCGGCGTCCTCAGCCGCCACCCGGTCACGGCCGCCCTCGGCGACCCGGACGTGGGCTTCTACGGTGCGGCGGGCGTCCGCGTCCGGGTCGGCGGCGGCGAGGTGGACGTATGGACGGCCCACCTGGACTGTGCGCCGTACGGGCCCTACGAGGCGGCCTTCGACGGGCTCGCCACGGACGCCCTGACCGCCCACGAGGAGGGGCGGCTCGCGCGGCTGAGGGACGCGCTGCACCGGATCGGGGAGAGCCCGGACGTGCCCGTCGTCCTGGTCGGCGACTTCAACTGCCCCTCGCATCTGGACCGGGCGGACGCCGGGTGGCCGGTGACGAGGGCCGCCGAGGAGGCGGGCTTCGCCGACTCCTACCGCGAGGCGCATCCCGACCCCGTGCGGGAGCCCGGTCACACCTGGTCCCCGGTGCACGCCGAGCACGAGGACGGCAGCGGCCGCCCCGAACCGCAGGACCGGATCGACTTCGTGCTCCACCGGGGCCTCAGGGTGCTCGACTCGCGGACTCACGTGAGCGGCAGCCCCCGGCCGTGGCCGGACGTCGAGGACAACGACTGGCCCTCCGACCACGCCGCGGTGATCACCACCTTCGCGCTCACCCCCTCGGCGGTCGGCGGTAAACCGGTGGGCGCCGGGGCGTGA
- a CDS encoding ABC transporter permease, with amino-acid sequence MTTTAVRVDTATAAEAKRRRRSLGWVAVVPLLAFTALAFGLPAAAMLDGAFTAKDPATGATSYTVDNLTASLRGAYLTALLGSVKLSAVSAGLGALLGLPLAQAVVTSRFRALREAVLTASGVLANFGGVPLAFAFVATLGNAGVLTRHFGLTDHGWDLYSFWGLVIVYLYFLIPLMVLTITPALEGLRTQWREAAQNNGATPAQYWRHVALPVLLPSLLGGLVLLFGSAFAAYATAAAMVGSSIPLVTLQIADAISGNVLVGQENVALALSLDMVLVAGLVMAVYLPLQRRSARWLA; translated from the coding sequence ATGACCACCACCGCCGTACGGGTCGACACGGCGACCGCCGCCGAGGCGAAGCGGCGGCGCCGGTCCCTCGGCTGGGTCGCCGTCGTCCCGCTGCTCGCCTTCACCGCGCTCGCCTTCGGGCTGCCCGCCGCAGCGATGCTCGACGGCGCCTTCACCGCCAAGGACCCGGCCACGGGCGCCACCTCGTACACGGTCGACAACCTGACGGCCTCGCTGCGGGGCGCGTATCTCACGGCCCTGCTCGGCAGCGTGAAGCTGTCCGCCGTGTCGGCGGGACTGGGGGCGCTGCTGGGCCTGCCGCTGGCCCAGGCCGTGGTGACCTCCCGCTTCCGCGCGCTGCGCGAGGCCGTGCTCACCGCCTCCGGAGTGCTGGCCAACTTCGGCGGCGTCCCGCTGGCGTTCGCCTTCGTCGCCACGCTCGGCAACGCCGGTGTGCTGACCCGGCACTTCGGTCTCACCGACCACGGCTGGGACCTGTACAGCTTCTGGGGACTGGTGATCGTCTACCTGTACTTCCTGATCCCGCTGATGGTGCTCACCATCACCCCCGCCCTGGAGGGCCTGCGCACCCAGTGGCGCGAGGCGGCGCAGAACAACGGCGCGACCCCCGCGCAGTACTGGCGGCACGTCGCCCTGCCCGTCCTGCTGCCCTCGCTCCTCGGCGGACTCGTGCTCCTCTTCGGCAGCGCCTTCGCCGCGTACGCCACCGCCGCCGCCATGGTGGGCAGCTCGATCCCCCTGGTCACCCTTCAGATAGCCGACGCCATCTCCGGCAACGTCCTCGTCGGACAGGAGAACGTGGCGCTCGCCCTCAGCCTCGACATGGTCCTGGTCGCCGGACTGGTCATGGCCGTCTACCTGCCCCTGCAACGACGGAGCGCCCGATGGCTCGCCTGA
- a CDS encoding ABC transporter substrate-binding protein yields the protein MTVPLPRTAVRGGVLAALAALALSACGAAPDTTAASADGKSAATATSAADLGGLDALVKAAKKEGTLNAIALPRDWANYGALIDGFQKKYGIKVAVENPDGSSQDEINAVTSRKGQDRAPDVLDLGSSFALSAAQQGLLAPYKVASFADIAAGQKDAQARWYNDYGGYISIGCDAKRVKTCPTTFADLLKPQYKGQVALNGNPTKSGSAFGGVYAAALASGGSFDDIQPGLDFFAKLKKNGNYTPVESTPATVEKGETPISIDWDYLNAGYADEFKSKGVDWKVSVPADGQFSQYYSQAINKDAPHPATARLWQEYLYSAEGQNLWLKGYARPALMTAMEKAGTLDKTAAAKLPEVSGTPSFPTEAQQSKAKTVLGQGWAKAVSG from the coding sequence GTGACCGTGCCCCTGCCGAGAACCGCCGTCCGTGGTGGTGTCCTCGCCGCCCTCGCCGCACTCGCCCTGAGCGCCTGTGGCGCCGCCCCCGACACCACCGCAGCCTCCGCCGACGGCAAGAGCGCCGCCACCGCCACCTCCGCCGCCGACCTCGGCGGCCTCGACGCCCTGGTGAAGGCGGCGAAGAAGGAGGGCACGCTGAACGCCATCGCGCTGCCGCGCGACTGGGCCAACTACGGCGCCCTCATCGACGGGTTCCAGAAGAAGTACGGCATCAAGGTCGCGGTCGAGAACCCCGACGGCTCCAGCCAGGACGAGATCAACGCCGTCACCTCCCGCAAGGGCCAGGACCGCGCGCCCGACGTCCTCGACCTCGGAAGCTCCTTCGCGCTGAGCGCGGCACAGCAGGGGCTGCTCGCCCCCTACAAGGTGGCCTCCTTCGCCGACATAGCCGCCGGCCAGAAGGACGCGCAGGCCCGCTGGTACAACGACTACGGCGGCTACATCTCCATCGGCTGCGACGCAAAGCGCGTCAAGACCTGCCCGACGACCTTCGCGGACCTGCTGAAGCCGCAGTACAAGGGCCAGGTCGCCCTCAACGGCAACCCCACCAAGTCCGGTTCGGCCTTCGGCGGCGTCTACGCGGCCGCCCTCGCGAGCGGCGGCTCCTTCGACGACATCCAGCCCGGCCTCGACTTCTTCGCCAAGCTGAAGAAGAACGGCAACTACACGCCCGTCGAGTCGACCCCGGCCACCGTCGAGAAGGGCGAGACGCCCATCAGCATCGACTGGGACTACCTCAACGCCGGATACGCCGACGAGTTCAAGTCCAAGGGCGTCGACTGGAAGGTGTCGGTACCCGCCGACGGCCAGTTCTCCCAGTACTACTCCCAGGCGATCAACAAGGACGCCCCGCACCCGGCGACGGCCCGTCTGTGGCAGGAGTACCTCTACAGCGCCGAGGGCCAGAACCTGTGGCTCAAGGGGTACGCCCGTCCCGCCCTCATGACCGCCATGGAGAAGGCCGGCACCCTGGACAAGACGGCCGCGGCCAAGCTGCCCGAGGTCTCCGGGACGCCGTCCTTCCCGACCGAGGCCCAGCAGAGCAAGGCCAAGACGGTCCTCGGGCAGGGCTGGGCCAAGGCCGTCTCCGGATGA
- a CDS encoding amino acid permease: MLDQGAPPQQRSRTGPASPGVLARLMRRKPVEHLVAEGGQGEGGSLRRSLGLWQLTMISIGATLGTGIFVVLGEAVPKAGPAVTLSFVIAGFTALFSALSYAELAGTIPVAGSSYSYAYATMGELIAWICGWCLVLEYGVSVAAVAVGWGEYLNELLDGTIGVTIPDALSAPPGDSGIFNLPALIVVLLAMAFLLGGARESARANTVMVAVKIAALVLFCAIGVQGFRSGNYAHFMPLGMAGVSAAGATLFFSYIGFDAASTAGEEAKNAQRDLPRAIMLSLGIVTALYVLVAAVAVGAEPWQRFGDSEAALAQIMREVTGQSFWGTLLALCAVIAIASVVLTVLYGQTRILFAMSRDGLVPKVFSRVHPRTGTPRVNTVIVSLFCGVLAAAIPLGQLADATSIGTLFAFGLVNIAVVVLRRTRPDMPRTFRVPLSPVLPALGLAFCVWMMGSLSAVTWVVFGVWMAVGLVFYFLYGHRRSRLAAPAPSEK; encoded by the coding sequence GTGCTCGATCAAGGCGCACCCCCGCAACAGCGCAGTCGGACCGGCCCCGCGTCCCCGGGGGTCCTCGCGCGCCTCATGCGGCGCAAACCTGTGGAACACCTGGTCGCCGAGGGCGGCCAGGGCGAGGGCGGGTCCCTCAGGCGCTCTCTGGGCCTGTGGCAGCTCACGATGATCAGCATCGGCGCCACCCTCGGGACCGGCATCTTCGTCGTCCTCGGCGAGGCGGTCCCCAAAGCCGGTCCCGCCGTCACCCTCTCCTTCGTGATCGCCGGGTTCACGGCGCTCTTCTCGGCGCTCTCCTACGCCGAACTGGCGGGCACCATCCCGGTCGCCGGCTCCTCGTACTCGTACGCATACGCGACGATGGGCGAACTTATCGCCTGGATCTGCGGCTGGTGCCTGGTCCTCGAGTACGGCGTGTCGGTCGCCGCCGTGGCCGTCGGCTGGGGCGAGTACCTCAACGAGCTCCTCGACGGCACCATCGGTGTGACCATCCCGGACGCGCTGTCGGCGCCGCCGGGGGACAGTGGCATCTTCAACCTGCCGGCCCTGATCGTCGTCCTGCTCGCCATGGCCTTCCTGCTCGGCGGCGCCCGGGAGTCGGCGCGCGCCAACACCGTCATGGTGGCCGTGAAGATCGCCGCGCTGGTGCTGTTCTGCGCCATCGGCGTCCAGGGCTTCCGCTCCGGGAACTACGCCCACTTCATGCCGCTCGGCATGGCGGGCGTCAGCGCGGCCGGGGCCACGCTGTTCTTCTCGTACATCGGCTTCGACGCGGCCTCCACCGCCGGTGAGGAGGCGAAGAACGCGCAGCGTGACCTGCCCCGCGCGATCATGCTGTCGCTCGGCATCGTGACGGCGCTGTACGTCCTCGTCGCAGCCGTCGCCGTGGGCGCCGAGCCCTGGCAGCGGTTCGGCGACTCCGAGGCCGCGCTCGCGCAGATCATGCGCGAGGTGACCGGCCAGTCCTTCTGGGGCACGCTCCTCGCCCTGTGCGCGGTCATCGCCATCGCGAGCGTCGTCCTGACCGTGCTGTACGGCCAGACCCGCATCCTCTTCGCGATGTCCCGGGACGGGCTGGTGCCCAAGGTGTTCTCCCGGGTCCACCCGAGGACCGGTACGCCCCGCGTGAACACGGTGATCGTGTCGCTGTTCTGCGGTGTGCTGGCCGCGGCGATCCCGTTGGGCCAGCTGGCGGACGCCACCAGCATCGGCACCCTGTTCGCGTTCGGGCTGGTCAACATCGCGGTCGTGGTGCTGCGCCGGACCCGTCCGGACATGCCCCGCACCTTCCGGGTGCCGCTCTCGCCGGTGCTGCCGGCCCTGGGTCTCGCCTTCTGCGTCTGGATGATGGGCAGCCTTTCGGCCGTCACCTGGGTGGTCTTCGGGGTCTGGATGGCGGTGGGGCTCGTGTTCTACTTCCTCTACGGCCACCGCCGCTCCCGTCTCGCAGCGCCCGCACCATCTGAGAAGTGA
- a CDS encoding ABC transporter permease produces MARLNLWRWGVLGLAGLYFLVPLAASVVFTVDVPGQGVTFDAYTRIFSTPGFGASLLLSLELAAATIVVVLLLMVPAMVALRLGSPRLRPVVEVVCSLPLVVPPIAFVAGIGTVLKWGPEHLSRTPLFETFVAIQDPGFPVVLVLAYVVMALPFVYRALDAGLRSVDVRTLVEAARSCGAGWPQALAGAVLPNLRGALLNASCLTLALVLGEFTVAQLLGFQPFAVWIVNISGSQAQLSVAVSVLSLLVTWLLLLVLAGFGGRTRPTSRG; encoded by the coding sequence ATGGCTCGCCTGAACCTGTGGCGGTGGGGTGTCCTCGGCCTCGCCGGACTGTACTTCCTGGTGCCCCTGGCCGCGTCGGTCGTCTTCACCGTCGACGTGCCCGGGCAGGGCGTCACCTTCGACGCCTACACCCGGATCTTCTCCACCCCCGGCTTCGGGGCGAGCCTGCTGCTCTCGCTGGAGCTGGCCGCCGCCACCATCGTCGTCGTCCTGCTGCTGATGGTCCCCGCCATGGTGGCGCTGCGGCTGGGCTCGCCGCGGCTGCGGCCGGTCGTCGAGGTGGTCTGCTCGCTGCCGCTGGTGGTGCCGCCGATCGCGTTCGTCGCCGGCATCGGGACGGTGCTCAAGTGGGGACCCGAGCATCTCTCGCGCACCCCGCTGTTCGAGACGTTCGTGGCGATCCAGGACCCCGGCTTCCCCGTCGTCCTCGTCCTGGCGTACGTCGTGATGGCGCTGCCGTTCGTGTACCGCGCCCTGGACGCGGGGCTGCGCTCCGTCGACGTACGCACCCTCGTCGAGGCCGCGCGCAGCTGCGGAGCCGGCTGGCCGCAGGCGCTGGCCGGGGCCGTCCTGCCCAACCTGCGGGGCGCGCTGCTCAACGCCTCCTGCCTCACCCTGGCCCTCGTGCTCGGCGAGTTCACCGTCGCCCAGCTGCTCGGCTTCCAGCCCTTCGCCGTCTGGATCGTGAACATCAGCGGCTCGCAGGCCCAGCTGTCCGTCGCCGTGTCCGTGCTCAGCCTGCTCGTGACCTGGCTGCTGCTCCTCGTCCTCGCCGGATTCGGCGGACGCACCCGTCCTACTTCCCGGGGATGA
- a CDS encoding Lrp/AsnC family transcriptional regulator, whose product MLNDLDERIVHALAEDARRSFADIGHLVGLSAPAVKRRVDRLRATGAITGFTVRVDPAALGWETEGFVEIYCRRNTSPETIQRGLERYQEVVAASTVTGEADAVAQVFAADMRHFERVLERIAGEPFVERTKSVLVLSPLLRRFSAGSPT is encoded by the coding sequence GTGCTGAACGATCTCGACGAACGCATCGTGCACGCCCTCGCCGAGGACGCCCGCCGCTCCTTCGCGGACATCGGGCACCTGGTCGGCCTGTCCGCGCCCGCCGTGAAGCGGCGCGTGGACCGGCTGCGGGCCACCGGGGCCATCACCGGCTTCACCGTACGGGTCGACCCGGCGGCCCTCGGCTGGGAGACCGAGGGGTTCGTCGAGATCTACTGCCGGCGCAACACCTCCCCGGAGACCATCCAGCGGGGCCTGGAGCGCTACCAGGAGGTCGTGGCCGCGTCCACGGTCACCGGGGAGGCGGACGCCGTCGCCCAGGTCTTCGCCGCCGACATGCGCCACTTCGAGCGGGTGCTCGAGCGCATCGCGGGGGAGCCGTTCGTGGAACGGACGAAGTCCGTGCTGGTGCTGTCGCCGCTGCTGCGCCGCTTCTCCGCGGGCTCTCCGACCTGA